One genomic segment of Sminthopsis crassicaudata isolate SCR6 chromosome 4, ASM4859323v1, whole genome shotgun sequence includes these proteins:
- the ZNF652 gene encoding zinc finger protein 652, which translates to MSHTANSCQELVENCAVHVAGMAQEDSHRGQVPSTFYHGANQELDLSTKVYKRESGSPYSVLVDTKMSKPHLHETEEQPFFRETRSVAEVRAVKEDQENSDDMEEEEEEVTYKREQIIVEVNLNNQTLNVSKGEKGVSSQSKETPVLKTSSEEEDEESEEEATDDSNDYEENERQKKKEKRVEKVSVAQRRTRRAASVAAATTSPTPRTTRGRRKSIEPPKRKKRTAKEPKAPVQKAKCEEKETLTCEKCPRVFNTRWYLEKHMNVTHRRMQICDKCGKKFVLESELSLHQQTDCEKNIQCVSCNKSFKKLWSLHEHIKIVHGYAEKKFSCEICEKKFYTMAHVRKHMVAHTKDMPFTCETCGKSFKRSMSLKVHSLQHSGEKPFRCENCDERFQYKYQLRSHMSIHIGHKQFMCQWCGKDFNMKQYFDEHMKTHTGEKPFICEICGKSFTSRPNMKRHRRTHTGEKPYPCDVCGQRFRFSNMLKAHKEKCFRVTSPVNIPPAVQIPLTTSPATPVPSIVNTPTTPTPPINMNPVSTLPPRPIPHSFSHLHIHPHHPHHLPIPPVPHLPPPPALFKSEPLNHRGQSEDNFLRHLAEKNSSAQHH; encoded by the exons ATGAGCCACACAGCCAATTCTTGCCAAGAGCTGGTTGAAAACTGTGCCGTGCATGTAGCAGGGATGGCACAAGAAGATAGCCATCGTGGTCAAGTGCCATCCACATTTTATCATGGTGCCAACCAGGAACTTGACCTGTCCACCAAAGTGTACAAAAGAGAGTCAGGAAGCCCTTATTCTGTTTTAGTGGACACCAAAATGAGCAAACCACATCTTCACGAAACAGAAGAACAACCTTTTTTCAGGGAAACCAGATCAGTGGCTGAAGTCCGTGCAGTTAAAGAAGACCAAGAGAATTCTGATGacatggaagaagaagaagaagaagtaactTATAAAAGGGAACAGATTATAGTAGAGGTAAACCTTAACAACCAAACATTAAATGTATCTAAAGGGGAGAAAGGTGTTTCCTCTCAGTCCAAAGAGACTCCAGTTCTTAAAACCAGCAgtgaggaggaagatgaagaaagtgaggaagaGGCCACTGATGATAGTAATGACTACGAAGAGAATGAAcggcaaaagaaaaaggagaagagagtggAGAAAGTCAGTGTTGCACAAAGGAGAACAAGGAGAGCTGCTTCAGTTGCCGCAGCGACCACTTCCCCTACACCCAGAACAACCAGAGGCCGGAGGAAAAGTATAGAACCTCCTAAGCGTAAGAAGAGAactgcaaaggagccaaaggcaCCAGTGCAGAAAGCTAAGTGTGAAGAGAAAGAGACTTTGACTTGTGAGAAGTGTCCCAGGGTGTTTAATACACGCTGGTACCTGGAGAAGCACATGAATGTCACTCATAGGCGCATGCAGATCTGTGACAAATGTGGCAAGAAGTTTGTCCTGGAAAGTGAGCTATCTCTCCATCAGCAAACAGACTGTGAAAAAAACATCCAG TGCGTTTCCTGTAACAAATCATTCAAGAAGCTCTGGTCCCTTCATGAACATATCAAGATTGTCCATGGATATGCAGAAAAGAAATTTTCCTGTGAGATTTGTGAGAAGAAGTTTTACACCATGGCTCATGTGCGGAAGCACATGGTTG CACATACAAAAGATATGCCATTTACATGTGAAACCTGTGGAAAGTCATTCAAACGCAGTATGTCACTCAAGGTGCATTCCCTGCAGCATTCTGGAGAGAAGCCCTTCAGATGTGAG AACTGTGATGAAAGGTTTCAGTACAAGTACCAACTTCGCTCCCACATGAGCATCCACATTGGACACAAACAGTTCATGTGTCAGTGGTGTGGCAAGGACTTCAACATGAAACAGTACTTCGATGAGCACATGAAAACACACACTG gagagaaaccttttatCTGTGAAATCTGTGGCAAAAGCTTCACCAGCCGCCCAAATATGAAGAGGCACCGCAGAACTCACACAGGCGAGAAGCCCTATCCATGTGATGTGTGTGGCCAGCGGTTTCGCTTCTCCAACATGCTCAAGGCTCACAAGGAGAAGTGTTTTAGGGTTACCAGCCCTGTGAACATCCCGCCTGCTGTCCAGATCCCACTTACAACTTCCCCAGCCACCCCGGTTCCTTCCATTGTGAACACACCCACAACCCCTACCCCACCAATCAATATGAATCCAGTAAGCACTCTTCCCCCAAGGCCCATCCCCCATTCTTTTTCACATCTTCACATTCACCCACATCATCCTCATCACCTCCCCATCCCTCCAGTCCCTCATTTACCCCCACCTCCAGCCCTCTTTAAGAGTGAGCCTTTAAATCATAGAGGCCAGAGTGAGGACAACTTTCTGCGACACCTGGCAGAGAAGAACAGTTCAGCACAACATCATTAA